One genomic region from Diabrotica undecimpunctata isolate CICGRU chromosome 9, icDiaUnde3, whole genome shotgun sequence encodes:
- the LOC140449616 gene encoding uncharacterized protein gives MKTDASSLLTNHDRSDSNLNQSITSTTNVNTGGQRFICIICKKPLSNNYRLEQHMRIHTDEKPFECEICTKQFYTNNYLTVHMKLHADEKPFRCDICSKYFSSKHGLKTHITSHSFEKPFECEICTKQFSRKDYLKKHMTVHTDEKPFECEICTKQFSAKRLLKLHMRMHSGEKPFECEFCKKKFSTKDYLTIHMKLHADEKPFECGICTKQFSIKHYLKRHITIVHMGEKRFSCEICNKQYSRKKSLNNHKTVHTGEKPFECEICNKRFSLNQYLKLHIRLHTGENSFECEICTKLFSMKIDLKLHMRVHTGEKPFECEICSKQFSRKQALKLHITLHTGQKPFKCEICTKPFSTKGDLKSHMRVHTGEKPFKCGICAKQLSTKHALKLHMTLHTGQKAFKCGICAKQSLTKQALNMHMRVHTGKKPFKCDICTKQLSTKQALKLHMTLHTGQKPFNCGICAKQFATKQALNTHMTLHTGQKPFKCGICAKQFVAKQALNTHMRVHTGEKPFECEICTKRFSMKHVLTSHMKLHTDE, from the coding sequence ATGAAAACTGATGCCAGTAGCCTATTAACAAATCATGATAGAAGTGACAGTAATTTGAACCAATCTATAACTTCCACTACCAATGTGAACACTGGAGGACAACGTTTTATATGTATCATTTGCAAGAAACCATTGTCAAACAATTATCGTTTAGAACAACATATGAGGATACACACtgatgaaaaaccatttgaatgtgaaatttgcaccaaacaattttaTACAAACAATTATTTAACAGTACATATGAAATTACATGCAGACGAAAAACCATTTAGATGTGACATTTGCAGCAAATATTTTTCATCGAAACACGGTTTAAAAACTCACATAACATCGCATTCTTTTGAAAAACCATTTGAGTGTGAAATATGTACCAAACAATTTTCACGAAAGGATTATttaaaaaagcatatgacagtgcataccgatgaaaaaccatttgaatgtgaaatttgcaccaaacagttttcaGCGAAACGACTTTTAAAATTGCATATGAGAATGCATagtggtgaaaaaccatttgaatgtgaattttgcaaaaaaaaattttcaacaaaGGATTATTTAACAATACATATGAAATTGCATGCtgatgaaaaaccatttgaatgtggaatttgcaccaaacaattttcaataaagcatTATTTAAAAAGACATATAACGATAGTGCATATGGGTGAAAAACGATTTAGTTGTGAAATTTGCAACAAACAGTATAGTAGaaagaaatctttaaataatcataagacagtgcatactggtgaaaaaccatttgaatgtgaaatttgcaataaacgGTTTTCATTgaatcaatatttaaaattgcATATACGACTGCATACTGGTGAAAAttcatttgaatgtgaaatttgtacCAAACTTTTTTCGATGAAGATAGATTTAAAATTACatatgagagtgcacactggtgaaaaaccatttgaatgtgaaatttgcagtAAACAGTTTTCAAGGAAACAAGCTTTAAAATTGCATATAACACTGCACACTGGtcaaaaaccatttaaatgtgaaatttgtaccAAACCGTTTTCAACGAAGGGAGACTTAAAATcacatatgagagtgcatactggtgaaaaaccatttaaatgtggaATTTGCGCCAAACAGTTATCAACGAAACATGCTTTAAAATTGCATATGACACTGCACACTGGTCAAAAAGCATTTAAATGTGGGATCTGCGCCAAACAGTCTCTAACAAAACAAGCTTTAAATATGCATATGAGAGTACATACTggtaaaaaaccatttaaatgtgatATTTGCACCAAACAGTTATCAACGAAACAAGCTTTAAAATTGCATATGACACTGCACACTGGTCAAAAACCATTTAATTGTGGAATTTGCGCCAAACAGTTTGCAACGAAACAAGCTTTAAATACGCATATGACACTACACACTGGTCAAAAACCATTTAAGTGTGGGATTTGCGCCAAACAGTTTGTAGCGAAACAAGCTTTAAATacgcatatgagagtgcatactggtgaaaaaccgtTTGAATGTGAAATCTGCACCAAACGGTTCTCAATGAAACACGTTTTAACATCGCACATGAAATTACATACTGATGAATAA
- the LOC140449617 gene encoding uncharacterized protein, translating into MKIDASSLLKNHDRSDSNLNQHITSTTNVNTGGQHFICIISKKPLSNNYCFEQHMRIHTNEKPFECEICTKQFSINSYLTVHMKLHADEKPFRCDICSKYFSSKQSLKTHIASHTFEKPFECEICTRQFSTKHYLKQHMTVHTDEKPFECEICTKQFSTNNYLTVHMKLHADGKPYECGICNKQFSVKDYLKRHIMIVHVGEKRFSCEICNQQYNRKQSLNRHMTVHTGEKPFKCEICTKQFSTNDNLKPHMRVHTGEKPFKCEICTKQFSTKENLKSHMRVHNGKKPFECEVCTKQFWMKKDLKVHLRVHTGEKPFECAICNKQFSMKPYLKSHMRVHTGKKPFECEICTKPFSRNILLKTHMRVHTGEKPFECDICTKQFSTKQPLNRHMRVHTGEKPFECDICTKRFSTKQVLTSHMKLHTD; encoded by the coding sequence ATGAAAATTGATGCCAGTAGCCTATTAAAAAATCATGATAGAAGTGACAGTAATTTAAACCAACATATAACTTCCACTACCAATGTGAACACTGGAGGACAACATTTTATATGTATCATTTCCAAGAAACCATTGTCAAACAATTATTGTTTCGAACAACATATGAGGATACACACtaatgaaaaaccatttgaatgcgaaatttgcaccaaacaattttcaataaacaGTTATTTAACAGTACATATGAAATTGCATGCTGACGAAAAACCATTTAGATGTGACATTTGCAGCAAATATTTTTCATCGAAACAAAGTTTAAAAACTCACATAGCATCGCATACTTTTGAAAAACCATTTGAGTGTGAAATATGTACCAGACAATTTTCAACAAAGCATTATTTAAAACAACATATGACAGTGCATACcgatgaaaaaccatttgaatgtgaaatttgcaccaaacaattttcaacaaacAATTATTTAACAGTACATATGAAATTGCATGCTGATGGAAAACCATATGAATGTGGAATTTGCAACAAACAATTTTCAgtaaaagattatttaaaaagaCATATAATGATAGTGCATGTTGGTGAAAAACGATTTAGTTGTGAAATTTGCAACCAACAATATAATAGAAAGCAATCTTTAAATCGTCATATGacagtgcatactggtgaaaaaccatttaaatgtgaaatttgtaccAAGCAATTttcaacaaatgataatttaaaaccgcatatgagagtgcatactggtgaaaaaccatttaaatgtgaaatttgcaccaagcAATTTTCAACAAAGGAAAATTTAAAATCACATATGAGAGTGCATAATGgtaaaaaaccatttgaatgtgaagtTTGCACCAAACAGTTTTGGATGAAGAAAGATTTAAAagtacatttgagagtgcacactggtgaaaaaccatttgaatgtgcaATTTGCAATAAACAGTTTTCAATGAAACCATATTTAAAatcgcatatgagagtgcatactggtaagaagccatttgaatgtgaaatttgtacCAAACCGTTTTCGAGGAACATATTGTTAAAAAcacatatgagagtgcatactggtgaaaaaccctTTGAATGTGATatttgcaccaaacagttttcaacGAAACAACCTTTAAATaggcatatgagagtgcatactggtgaaaaaccatttgaatgtgatatttgTACCAAACGATTCTCAACGAAACAAGTTTTAACATCGCACATGAAACTGCATACCGATTAA
- the LOC140450368 gene encoding uncharacterized protein has translation MKTDANSILTNHDRSDSNLIQYITNSTTNMNTGGQRFICIICKKALSNNYCLEQHMRIHTNEKPFKCEMCTKRLSTKRGLQLHMTLHTGEKLFECEICPKQFSKKENLKSHMRVHTGEKPFECEICAKQFSTKQVLKSHMTLHTGQKPFKCGICAKQFPTEPLLKSHMRVHTGEKPFECEICTKQVSTAYVLKSHMRVHTGEKPFECEICTKQFTTKQVLKSHMTLHTDEKPFKCGICTKQFSTGHVLKSHMRMHTGEKPFECEICTKRLSTKHALKLHMTLHTGQKPCKCEICAKQFPTEPHLKSHMRVRTGEKPFECEICTKRLSTKQALKFHMALHTGQKPFKCRICAKQFPTEPILKSHMRVHTGEKPFECEVCTKQFSTKQALKLHMTLHTGQKPFKCGICAKQFPTEPILKSHMRVHTGEKPFECEVCNKQFSLKIYLKSHMRVHTGEKPFECEICTKKFSQKENLKSHMRVHTGEKNFTCKICSKKFAYNSGLKVHMQTHTSA, from the coding sequence ATGAAAACTGATGCCAACAGCATATTAACAAATCATGATAGAAGTGACAGTAATTTGATCCAATATATAACCAATTCCACTACCAACATGAACACTGGAGGACAACGTTTTATATGTATCATTTGCAAGAAAGCATTGTCAAACAATTATTGTTTAGAACAACATATGAGGATACACACTaatgaaaaaccatttaaatgtgaaatGTGTACCAAGCGGTTGTCAACGAAACGTGGTTTACAATTGCATATGACactgcatactggtgaaaaattatttgaatgtgaaatttgccccaaacaattttcaaaaaaggagaatttaaaatcacacatgagagtgcatactggtgaaaagccatttgaatgtgaaatttgcgcCAAACAGTTTTCAACGAAACAAGTTTTAAAATCGCATATGACACTGCATACGGGccaaaaaccatttaaatgtggaATTTGCGCCAAACAGTTCCCAACGGAACCTCTTTTGAAatcgcatatgagagtgcatactggtgaaaaaccatttgaatgtgaaatttgcaccaaacaggtTTCAACGGCCTATGTTCTGAAatcgcatatgagagtgcatactggtgaaaagccatttgaatgtgaaatttgcaccaaacagtttACAACGAAACAAGTTTTAAAATCGCATATGACTCTGCATACCgatgaaaaaccatttaaatgtggaatttgcaccaaacagttttcaacGGGACACGTTTTAAAATCGCATATGAgaatgcatactggtgaaaaaccatttgagtgtgaaatttgcaccaaacgtTTGTCAACGAAACATGCTTTAAAATTGCATATGACACTGCATACGGGTCAAAAACCATGTAAATGTGAAATTTGCGCAAAACAGTTCCCAACGGAACCCCATTTGAAATCGCATATGAGAGTGcgtactggtgaaaaaccatttgaatgtgaaatttgcaccaaacgtTTGTCAACGAAACAAGCTTTAAAATTCCATATGGCACTGCATACGGGtcaaaaaccatttaaatgtagAATTTGCGCCAAACAGTTCCCAACGGAACCCATTTTGAAatcgcatatgagagtgcatactggtgaaaaaccatttgaatgtgaagtttgcaccaaacagttttcaacGAAACAAGCTTTAAAATTGCATATGACACTGCATACGGGtcaaaaaccatttaaatgtggaATTTGCGCCAAACAGTTCCCAACGGAACCCATTTTGAAatcgcatatgagagtgcatactggtgaaaaaccatttgaatgtgaagtTTGCAATAAGCagttttcattaaaaatatatttaaaatctcATATGAGAgtacatactggtgaaaaaccatttgaatgtgaaatttgcaccaaaaaattttcacaaaaggagaatttaaaatcacatatgagagtgcatacagGTGAAaaaaatttcacatgcaaaataTGCTCCAAAAAATTTGCATATAATTCTGGTTTAAAAGTACATATGCAAACTCATACTAGTGCGTAG